The Girardinichthys multiradiatus isolate DD_20200921_A chromosome 6, DD_fGirMul_XY1, whole genome shotgun sequence genome window below encodes:
- the LOC124869484 gene encoding myomegalin-like isoform X8 has product MTEGAAFMDWSSTSPEQIWRNSESTVEGNSSSRTADHMTDLCSDEADNSPPLQPHTLKQFEQHLNDLKKENFSLKLRIYFLEERIQQKYEESSEDVYRTNIELKVEVESLKKELQEKQELLDKALTTAESLTNNNEAELQKRCQERQQEIDHMQQVLETKIQLLQEEAQLARSEAERMASLAGSHSHASLISLDATMEDIPEDERAPNILFPSNKDKFIEELTKELHSKEALITELCDEKTILTHRVGELEEHVQELSSSLLQKDRDVEFYQEEFGQERLRIEQEMQSLVEEQQTQLNQYECAAGQCVSELQKAQLQVQSLQAKIQESEANNMKLQEKLNEMECELRSLRQAAQHQERTIQGLTESITTKDSEAQELYHLIEGQNNTLCKLQELAHRNQLAQSQTPAGISECLTLAQLQGELVRVQSSLFSLGLELDASQRSLKQSQRQGDDLLRFKDRLNSDLQEALQHREVTEKHNQDLRCALQKIRSELQTKEVALKESEAEKIAAAQEKDRIIAQLERSLQDKEQQLQEYSEMLESTKSSKPRDALLEKLRERIKERDRALERSIDDKFCCLEEREGQVRSLQLALREKERDLERLRCILSNNEETITSLDALVRSKELELEQAAEAYRNLQWLKQKSEEKEKTALREKDTIIHQLHAALQARTQEIQDLTTTLVARVQAGPTGVVEELKAQLALKEKLFQELLSDRSQQTDEHQAQVQDLLNTLSSKDQYLQDYSYRLSLVISERTNEQQELRKQLTQTEQELYELRREKEREMGGETEHLRSLLKEKEAFIKELIQKQEEAVQEENEAEIKALKEEIQLVLKKEKEAQKEISDLRSSLAHQQIQSTATEDRTHHKAKCVLDQLVSEYNKLNDALKIEKRLYQNLTQLNRSDGNNSTEKIQTLHTDLDSVQALRGQLEEVLSRTRSMALALERAAKRQPDFGEFSSEDEEEVDDEESSSEEFTDSIEEDDNSLNSIQASAKPQRTADESGQLVEGTLHYIKQLEEAERALNVQLEKVPSQLEEDEYMSLSEMRSALQRLQQENEALKESQGRPRAVGQRRNTDSKLNPEEEKEGGSAEEEDEEFESSPVLSGKRGPPCVGIESGKRHCMRPCSLDLTSKQAETTIESTSGSSELGAIWQDIEEGLRDQAARLLSDLTLSLQENRELKERLMVSEATVHAQAEQLKDYRDLLTETSVQQASKQVQVDLQDLGYETCGRSENEAEREDASSPEFDDLEMCTSLSQPRDCEGVGGSWYTGNCSSNRGAYDMEDESASLQQLVQDLRSQLTRCHKVIRGLQLRVRSLSATSDYASSLERTPRKVNWAFERSAGPSGVEDDEGWLSDTQRVRPSSRPSRELLDLMERVASLEAQLKTTPAEGKGQAEEGKCATWPGKYNSLIQAQARELSHLRQRMREGHGVCHILTQHLGDTTKTFEELLRANDVDYYMGQCFREQLAQSSALAQRVLTKISGHEGAENHNEKTGHDLLAFRLNKELQQKDKLIESLHTKLQQRPETPSSCHALSETTDQSDRTSLVSDEYQSNEDLELCSEMVTTEFQEEQRLRQQGHASESAVCPSLPPLRGLLKASNSCPSMLCSATVGLNTPTGRAPFSAPISSLSVSSGPDVWGYEVISDPRPRALSVAGVCPELDMLYNQMHEQNRGFPVPQDKTRFGLSPSPHNQHDLSSYNQLSPHAFQHYQLGGIPEDHSIKSDSGLVRGRSLWDMDSVVQPAGALSGNQTSSSQTGVNLIEEHLQEVRCLRQRLEESIRTNEQLRQQLEQKLASTGRDGGAPTNIYIQGLDTVTQLSNEIRVLKEENLSLQSRLQASTDTNEEVVQLQEAVFAARTRLKQAELEAQQWKEELRRLHAHTQEQGQQIHALRQERQANQDKTNRLQHEMSLLQQQMSESRELIHSLQNELHVYDRVCFSTKANKGYLVEVAGFPVELGELLGEVRSLRAQLQSSVQENSALKQLELHKQLEQKLGVGSPRAPSLSALTASPQRETFYRRQLLHDPAPSPPVRDIGLFNCGSPGLPYSDLDDSHSPTNVDPLDPHSELEGEAPDGSFANRNGRHAIGHVDDFSALQQQVLEGRSLIQRMETTLQACLGPPLLEGKQKEGSELVVDYGCVKSLLSNTKTLRQILEEAMSLLKMFWRAALPNTDHSTQNLKKEQCLKEEILSLKLRISEQEEVLKGTVQRLRSTSRTKESMEHFIVNQLSRTRDVLKKARTNLEKNELRLSSLSSSPFSPPAAEDPGGAARAQPPDRSVLRSNGFPGVTGAEANQCLATRKRSSQCLL; this is encoded by the exons AACATCGAGCTGAAAGTAGAAGTAGAGAGCTTGAAGAAGGAGCTCCAGGAGAAACAAGAACTTCTGGACAAAGCCCT CACAACAGCAGAGAGCTTGACCAACAACAATGAGGCAGAGCTACAGAAACGGTGTCAAGAAAGACAGCAGGAAATTGATCACATGCAGCAGGTGCTTGAGACAAAGATTCAGCTCCTGCAGGAG GAGGCCCAGCTAGCACGTAGTGAGGCAGAGAGAATGGCCTCGCTGGCGGGATCACACTCTCACGCCTCCCTCATTTCCTTAGACGCCACCATGGAGGACATTCCTGAGGACGAGAGAGCTCCAAACATCCTGTTCCCGTCCAACAAAGACAA GTTTATAGAGGAACTGACTAAGGAACTGCACTCCAAGGAGGCTCTCATCACAGAGCTGTGTGACGAGAAGACAATACTCACACATAGAGTTGGAGAGCTGGAGGAACATGTTCAGGAGCTATCTTCATCTCTTTTACAGAAGGACAGGGATGTTGAG TTCTATCAGGAGGAGTTTGGTCAAGAGAGGCTTCGCATCGAACAGGAGATGCAG AGCCTCGTTGaggagcagcagactcaacTCAACCAGTACGAATGTGCAGCGGGTCAGTGCGTCAGCGAGCTGCAAAAGGCACAGCTCCAGGTGCAATCTCTGCAGGCCAAGATTCAGGAGAGCGAGGCAAACAACATG aagctacaggagaagctgaaCGAGATGGAGTGTGAGCTGCGTTCGCTCCGACAGGCGGCTCAGCATCAGGAAAGAACCATTCAGGGCCTCACAGAGTCCATCACTACCAAAGACAGTGAG GCACAGGAGCTGTACCATCTGATTGAAGGCCAAAACAACACTCTGTGTAAGCTGCAAGAACTGGCCCACCGTAACCAGCTTGCTCAAAGCCAG aCTCCTGCAGGCATTAGTGAGTGCCTAACACTTGCCCAGCTTCAGGGTGAGTTGGTCAGGGTGCAGAGCTCGCTGTTCTCGCTGGGTCTGGAGTTGGATGCCAGTCAGAGGAGTCTAAAACAGAGCCAAAGGCAAGGGGACGACCTGCTGAGATTTAAGGACAGACTGAACTCTGACCTACAAGAAGCACTGCAGCACAGGGAGGTCACCGAAAAACACAACCAG GACCTGCGCTGTGCTCTGCAGAAAATTCGCTCTGAGCTTCAGACCAAAGAGGTGGCTCTGAAGGAGTCCGAGGCAGAGAAGATTGCAGCAGCACaggagaaagacagaatcattgCACAGCTCGAACGTTCCCTGCAGGACAAGGAGCAACAACTGCAG GAGTATTCTGAGATGTTGGAGTCGACAAAAAGCTCCAAACCAAGAGATGCACTGCTGGAGAAGCTGAGAGAGCGGATTAAAGAGAGAGATAGAGCTCTGGAG CGCTCCATAGATGACAAGTTCTGCTGTCTGGAGGAACGCGAGGGCCAGGTGAGGTCGCTGCAGCTCGCCCTCAGGGAGAAGGAGCGGGACCTGGAGAGGCTCCGCTGCATCCTGTCCAACAACGAGGAAACCATCACG AGTTTGGACGCTCTGGTGCGCAGTAAAGAGCTGGAGCTGGAGCAGGCCGCAGAGGCCTACAGGAACCTGCAGTGGCTAAAACAGAAGAGCGAGGAGAAGGAGAAAACTGCTCTGAGAGAGAAGGACACCATTATTCACCAGCTGCATGCGGCCCTGCAAGCACGCACCCAGGAGATACAG GATCTAACTACCACGCTTGTTGCCCGGGTCCAGGCTGGTCCCACTGGGGTTGTGGAGGAGCTGAAGGCTCAGCTCGCTCTTAAAGAGAAGCTCTTCCAGGAGCTGCTGTCCGACCGCAGCCAGCAGACTGATGAACACCAAGCACAGGTCCAAGATCTGCTCAACACGCTCAGCTCCAAAGACCAGTATCTCCAG gacTACTCCTACAGGCTTTCCTTAGTGATCAGTGAGCGCACGAACGAGCAGCAGGAACTTCGCAAACAGTTGACACAGACGGAGCAGGAACTGTATGAGCTGAGGAGGGAGAAGGAGAGGGAGATGGGAGGAGAGACGGAGCATCTACGAAGCCTGCTCAAAGAAAAGGAGGCCTTTATTAAG GAGCTGATTCAGAAGCAGGAGGAGGCTGTGCAGGAGGAGAATGAGGCTGAAATTAAGGCTCTGAAGGAGGAGATTCAGCTGGTGCTGAAGAAGGAGAAGGAGGCTCAG AAGGAAATCTCTGATCTGCGTTCTTCTCTGGCCCATCAGCAGATACAGAGTACAGCGACAGAAGACCGCACTCATCACAAGGCAAAA TGTGTGCTGGATCAGCTGGTGTCTGAGTACAACAAGCTGAATGATGCCCTAAAGATAGAAAAGAGGTTATACCAAAATCTGACACAGCTTAACAGGAGTGATGG AAACAACAGCACAGAGAAGATCCAGACCCTGCACACTGATCTGGATTCAGTTCAGGCACTTCGAGGGCAGCTAGAGGAGGTTCTGTCCAGGACCCGTAGCATGGCCCTGGCACTGGAGCGGGCAGCTAAAAGGCAGCCTGACTTTGGAG AGTTCAGCTCAGAAGACGAGGAGGAGGTAGACGATGAAGAAAGCAGCAGTGAAGAGTTCACTGACAGCATAGAGGAGGATGATAACAGCCTGAACTCCATTCAG GCTTCAGCGAAGCCTCAAAGAACTGCTGATGAGTCTGGACAGCTGGTAGAGGGGACATTACACTATATAAAGCAGCTTGAAGAAGCTGAGAGGGCTCTAAATGTTCAGCTTGAAAAAGTGCCATCACAGCTGGAAGAGGATGAATACATGTCTTTATCTGAGATGAG GAGTGCCCTGCAGAGGTTGCAGCAGGAGAATGAGGCTTTGAAAGAAAGTCAGGGACGACCCAGAGCAGTGGGGCAGAGGAGGAACACAGACAGTAAACTGAACCCAGAAGAGGAGAAGGAGGGTGGAAGTGCAgaggaagaggatgaagagTTTGAATCATCTCCAGTCTTGTCGGGGAAGCGAGGGCCCCCTTGTGTTGGCATCGAGTCGGGGAAGAGGCACTGCATGAGGCCATGCTCACTGGACCTGACGTCCAAACAAGCTGAGACG ACGATAGAGTCCACCAGTGGCAGCAGTGAGCTGGGAGCAATTTGGCAGGATATAGAGGAGGGTCTCCGGGATCAGGCAGCTCGTCTGCTCTCAGACCTGACTCTGAGCCTCCAGGAGAACAGAGAGCTAAAAGAGAGATTGATGGTGTCCGAAGCCACTGTCCATGCTCAGGCTGAGCAACTCAAGGACTACAGAGATCTGCTAA CAGAGACATCTGTGCAGCAGGCCAGTAAGCAGGTGCAGGTGGATCTTCAGGATCTAGGCTACGAAACTTGTGGGCGCAGTGAGAACGAAGCAGAGAGAGAGGACGCCAGCAGTCCAG AGTTTGACGACTTGGAGATGTGCACATCACTGTCCCAACCACGGGACTGTGAAGGCGTGGGTGGCAGCTGGTACACTGGGAACTGTAGCAGTAACAGAGGAGCTTATGACATGGAGGATGAGTCTGCATCACTCCAGCAACTTGTGCAGGATCTGCGCTCTCAGCTTACCCGCTGCCACAAGGTGATCCGTGGACTCCAATTACGAGTTCGCTCGTTGTCCGCCACGAGCGACTACGCCTCCAGCCTGGAGCGCACGCCCCGCAAG GTAAACTGGGCGTTTGAGAGATCAGCAGGCCCCAGTGGAGTGGAGGATGATGAAGGTTGGCTGTCAGACACGCAGAGAGTTCGCCCCAGCTCCAGGCCTAGCAGGGAGCTGCTGGATCTTATGGAACGTGTTGCATCACTTGAGGCTCAGCTGAAAACCACTCCTGCAGAGGGCAAAGGTCAAGCAGAAGAGGGGAAATGTGCCACCTGGCCTGG gAAGTATAACTCTCTGATCCAGGCACAAGCTCGTGAGCTGTCCCACCTCAGGCAGAGAATGAGAGAGGGCCATGGGGTCTGCCACATCCTGACACAACACCTGGGAGATACCACCAAG ACTTTTGAAGAGCTCCTGCGGGCCAACGATGTTGATTACTACATGGGTCAGTGCTTCAGAGAGCAGCTGGCTCAGAGCAGTGCCCTGGCACAGAGAGTGCTCACCAAAATTAGTGGAC ATGAGGGTGCCGAGAACCACAATGAAAAAACAGGCCATGACCTGCTTGCCTTCAG GCTGAATAAGGAGCTACAGCAGAAAGATAAACTAATTGAGTCACTCCACACCAAGCTCCAGCAGCGTCCTGAGACTCCATCGAGCTGCCACGCCCTCTCTGAGACCACCGACCAATCAGACAGGACCTCCTTGGTGTCTGATGAGTACCAAAGCAATGAAGACTTGGAGCTGTGCTCGGAGATGGTAACCACAGAgtttcaggaggagcagcggctgCGGCAGCAAGGGCATGCATCAGAATCTGCCG TCTGTCCATCTCTACCACCTCTTCGTGGCCTCCTCAAGGCTTCCAACAGCTGTCCCAGTATGCTTTGCTCAGCCACTGTAGGTCTGAATACTCCTACAGGTAGAG CCCCTTTCAGTGCACCCATCTCCTCCCTCTCTGTATCCTCTGGCCCTGACGTCTGGGGTTATGAAGTCATTTCTGACCCCCGGCCCAGGGCCCTGTCTGTTGCCGGTGTTTGCCCAGAGCTGGACATGCTCTACAATCAGATGCATGAGCAGAACAGGG GCTTTCCAGTTCCCCAGGACAAGACCCGGTTTGGTCTTTCACCCAGCCCTCATAACCAGCATGACCTCTCAAGCTACAACCAGCTATCCCCTCATGCCTTTCAACACTACCAGCTTGGTGGCATCCCTGAGGACCACTCCATTAAATCTGACTCAGGTCTTGTAAGAGGAAGGTCTCTGTGGGACATGGACAGCGTAGTTCAGCCAGCTGGGGCCCTTTCTGGAAACCAGACGTCAAGCAGCCAAACAG GAGTAAATTTGATCGAGGAGCACCTTCAGGAGGTGAGATGTCTTCGTCAGCGCTTGGAGGAGTCCATTAGGACCAATGAGCAGCTTAGACAGCAGCTGGAACAGAAACTCGCCTCCACTGGGCGGGATGGAG GAGCACCAACAAACATCTATATTCAGGGCCTGGACACAGTGACCCAACTTTCTAATGAAATCAGGGTCCTGAAAGAGGAAAATCTTAGTCTACAGTCTCGTCTGCAGGCCAGCACAG ACACCAATGAGGAGGTGGTGCAACTGCAGGAGGCTGTCTTTGCAGCCAGAACCCGCTTGAAGCAGGCCGAGCTGGAGGCACAGCAGTGGAAGGAGGAGCTGAGACGTCTTCATGCTCACACTCAGGAGCAGGGACAGCAGATTCATGCTCTGAGGCAGGAGCGACAGGCCAACCAGGACAAAACCAACAG GCTACAGCATGAGATGTCCCTGCTGCAACAGCAGATGAGTGAGAGCAGAGAGCTGATCCACTCGCTGCAGAATGAACTGCATGTTTACGATCGCGTGTGTTTCAGCACCAAAGCCAACAAAG GGTATCTGGTTGAGGTCGCAGGTTTCCCAGTGGAGCTGGGGGAGTTGCTGGGGGAGGTCAGGAGTCTGCGGGCCCAGCTCCAGAGCAGCGTCCAGGAAAACAGTGCTCTAAAGCAGCTGGAGCTCCACAAGCAGCTGGAGCAAAAGTTAGGTGTTGGGTCACCCAGAGCTCCATCTCTGTCTGCGCTCACCGCCAGCCCTCAGAGGGAAACCTTCTACAGACGACAGCTGCTACACG ACCCAGCACCGTCTCCACCAGTCAGGGACATTGGTCTGTTTAACTGTGGATCACCTGGTCTCCCCTATTCAGACCTGGATGACAGCCATAGCCCAACCAATG TAGACCCTCTTGACCCACACTCAGAACTAGAAGGGGAAGCACCTGATGGATCATTTGCAAACCGTAACGGTCGCCACGCCATTGGCCACGTTGATGACTTCAGCGCTCTACAGCAGCAAGTCCTAGAGGGCCGGAGCCTCATTCAGCGCATGGAGACAACATTGCAGGCCTGCCTCGGCCCACCGCTGCTTGAGGGCAAGCAGAAAGAGGGCAGCGAGCTG GTTGTGGACTATGGATGTGTAAAGAGTCTTTTGTCCAACACCAAGACTCTGAGGCAGATCTTGGAGGAGGcaatgtctctgctgaagatgTTCTGGAGAGCAGCTCTTCCTAACACAGATCACTCCACACAAAACCTTAAGAAG gagcAGTGCCTGAAGGAGGAGATTTTGTCCTTGAAGCTGCGTATATCTGAGCAGGAAGAAGTTCTCAAAGGGACAGTACAAAGACTGAGGAGCACCAGCCGCACCAAGGAAAGCATGGAGCACTTCATCGTCAACCAGT tATCCCGAACTCGTGATGTGCTGAAAAAAGCTAGGACGAATTTAGAG AAGAACGAGCTGAGACTCTCCTCTCTAAGCTCCTCCCCCTTCTCTCCTCCTGCTG CTGAGGACCCTGGAGGTGCTGCCAGAGCACAGCCTCCTGATCGCAGTGTCCTGAGGAGCAACGGCTTTCCTGGAGTCACCGGAGCAGAAGCTAATCAGTGTCTGGCAACAAGGAAGCGCAGCAGCCAGTGTCTGCTTTAG